ttacagaGGAACACacctgctctctctcacacacatcacagtGCTGTGTGCATGAATTCACATTTAGTTATTTCTGCTAGATCAGACAGGATCTTTTCCTTTGTGACTTATATTTTGCAGACATGGCCTTCATGTGATAGCAGACGAGATCTATGCCCTCTCGGTTTTTGATGAAAGCACCAAGTTTTTCAGCATCCTCTCTCTGCCTATACCTGACCCTCAGAGAGTTCATTTCATCTGGGGTGCCAGCAAGGTGTGTTTTCCCATCATGCTATTATGTGTAAATACTGTCATTATCACTGTAATGTGACCTGCTTATGATATGATGAAACTTTACACCTCCTCAAGCACCTGCCTGGGGTTGCTGTGAACAGTAAAATGTAATGTTATATGGAATGCAACAATCAGAAAGTATAAGAATGTAGAGATATTTCTTGATTTGTTCTGGCTTTTTTCCctagataattttatttgtgattATTCCAATTTGTGAACAAATGACTTCAGACATGAGATGGTATGTCTGCAAAAAGGTCAGAGTAATTACACTAATATGGCATCTCATGATTACCTAACCTTGTGAACCCCACCAAAGCTAAAAGTTGACCACTGGTTCTTTGTTCATGCAACACAGTACCATATTTGATAATATGCATACACAAACCCCCTTCTCGCAAGGATTTAAATACAGACACTATACTGTACAGAATTCCAGAATATTTTGTGCTTATCAGCCACATTACCTAAGCACagattgacacacacacactgagctCACTaatagtaaatgtaaatgtagaagTTAATTTTTACCATCCGTCGGAAGTCATCTAAtcacattttgaaacaaaatcgttcAACTCAGTTGGGATGATGGGGTCAGGGGTAAGTGGGGAAATCTACATGCTTAGAATGCATTTAATACATGGAAAAGTTTATAAACATGTGTGCAGGCACACATAAGCCATTCATGCATAATACATTTACAAATGtggaaaaaggaggaagaaaatgtTAACGTTCTACAGGTAGCAGAACAGTATAAAAACATGTATACAGTCTGACTGCATATCatgtcacaggaaaaaaaacttcccaTATAAAATGATGCTTTaacttataaatatatattttattacaaatgttatatgacacacacaaaaaaaaaataattacagagcAATAACAAACTGTAGTTAATCTACAGTAACACCAGCTATATTTTGTAACTATGGCATAAGCAGTGCTAGAGAAGTAAAAAGTAAGAGTATCGGTAAATTGTGTTTTTGGTGCTGTGGAGGATTTTCCAATATACAAACTATAGCAAACATAACATCTGTTGTCAgaaaaggtcatcccctaaccctttttttttttaggccagTGGGATATGGGATATTCACTTAACAGCTATTGTGAGAGATCTTAAATTCTCTGTTACATGCTTCAGTCTCTGAAGCTAAAAGACTAAACTGTATCCAGGAGTGTTCCCAACAAAGGTCCTTCAGTATCATAGATATACCTTTCCTTCAATTATCTGCATCAGTTGAAAGGCTTGTGGAAAAGGAATAAAGCTATCCCTCTTGTCCTATATGAACTGATTACCAACACATGTTCCAGACGTTACAAAATAGATGACAATACAGTTGTAGGAGGGTGGCCTGTAGCCTGGCACTGATATATATTTGAGCTCTTGATGCACGACATGGACCTACAAGAGAATTGCAAAAAGTTTAGCTATGCAAGGATATATTAcaataagggcagagctgagacagGAAAAAAGACACGCTGGAGATCCGATcaggaaaacacaaaaagagggagagacagacaagaTGCTGCACTACCACTCATGATGGGATGCTGAAATATTGTGGAGGAATGCAGCCATGGCATTTGTTCAAGCCCATTCAATAAAGGGTAGTACATTTGTGACTGCCTTCCTGCCTCTGGTTGAGTGTGTGGAAGAAAGTTTGCTTACTCACACCATAATCCCCACCACATGAGTGATGCTTAGCAGATAAAATTATTCAGCAGACTGACCATCATGCTCATAATGTacgctgtttgtttgtgttctctGACCATAAAGAGAACATCACTGCTAAATTTCTAGAATAAGCAAAAGATATGTGACTGAAAATGTGATTGTGTTATGTCATAGTGTGGAGCATATAACAATCATCAGAGTTCATTTTCTAAATCATATTAACATCTACAAATGTCATAGTTAttagtataaaattatacatCATTATACAAAAGTTTTAGCCTTATGCATGTACACTGATCTTTTAAACCATGAGAAAGATCATGGATACTGCAAGTGCTAggtaaaggaaaaaagtttacaaatggAACTGTAATTCATTCAAGCACtactcttgttttttctttgcttggtAGTCGATGGTCTGTGCCATGCAGGAGGTCAAACTCATAGCGAAGAAATGCATATAGAACATCTGCAATTAAAAATACCTGTGCTGAACAAAAAACCAGTGTTATTGCAAAGTAGAAATTGGCATTCGCAGATGCTGCATAAATCCAGAGATGCCAAAGAATAGGTGCCAGTATACCAACCACCACATACAAGGTGCTTACCACCAAAGTATTTCGCATGTACCTGAAGATGTGTTGCCACAGGGGCAAAAGAATCAGTGCTAGGGCAGTGTCAGCATAACTTGGGTAGGACTTGAAAATACACACTTCAAACATGATGATGTACAGCTGCAACAGAGGATGTTCTTGGAGTTTAATGGCCAGTGGAACTGCAAAGATGAAGACGTTGATCTGGAACACACATATGAAGAATGTGCGAAAGTGCTCAAACATCTCAGTAAAAAAATACCAGAATATGCCCACATTAGGTGACAGGTCTGGTACGGTCAGCACAAAGCCATATGTGGCTCGCAGGAATTCCCAGGAGCCTTCCAAGACAAATGAGGCTCCTAGAAGTGAAGCCAACCAGACGGTAAACACTAGCAACACCCTGGTGTAGCTTCTGAAGGCTGCCTTACTGACAAAGTGAGGTGATTTTGGTTCAATCTGCTGAAAAAAGTGCATGGCGATTGGCACAAGAAAGATGACGGGGTACAACGACTGATATGTTGCAACAGCCAAAGCAAAACAGCACAGCTCGACGTTGCCTTGCAATGTAAAAAGCCAGCAGAACAGTACTGCCAGGTTCGAAAATACTGTGGTCGTCTGCGCAAGGCAGGCACAAAGGCTATACGGTCCAAGAAAATGGATCAAAGTTACTGCTATAGATATGCTGGAAAGTGTCTTCCTTGTATGCAGAAGCTCTTTAGATTGTGGAGAATAGTTTGCCATCTCCTTGGCCTGCCTCTGTAGTTCGTAACGTGTGAATTCTTGTGTGATTTTATACAAAATGATTCCAGCGACAATGTCGACGAAAACGAAGAGTGTCATCGAACCGCCAGGAATGCAGTCTGCAGACCGAACCAGACGCAGAAGTAATGGTGTTTCGTGAAACAAATCCCCTGCGTAGGGCGAAATGCGTTGTTTCTGCAGCGCAATTCCTTCCTGAACTCTGTCCCATGATGTTATAGGAGTGACTAGCTCTCTTCTGCTTCTAATCCAAGCAGGAAAATCCGTAGCGAACAGCAAAACACGCAATAAAGTACCCACGAAACCGGTCACATAAACTAAAGGTGCCGCCATCTTGTTAGCTATCACCAAGGGAGTCTACTCCCCTGCTAACGCAGTAGCCTTTCTTAGATTCGGGGAGGAGTagcatattttctttatattttatttacagtggaTTTACAAAACTGTTTCATAGCTATAATACCAACAACGTTGAAAACCTTAAACccaagattatttttaattgctctCAATAGTCCTGTTCCCAACCCAGCCAAACACCCAGACCAAATAAAGTTGCAAAAGACAGCACTGTTTAAAATTGTGTATCACTCAAGTGGCCTTAATCAATTAAGATGAGACATTGTAATGATGTTGGTTTTACTATAGACGAAGCCTGCAgcagaaatcattttttttaaagcatatgGAACTTTACCTGGAAAATGCACATTCAGGTTTTATTGTGCCTTTTGAGGCATTAAACCACTTTTATTTCAGCTTACTATTTTGTTAAAGCGGTTTGCTTTAAACCACGGTTTACGTCTGCACatacatttgacattttgtttatttgcattacgacataaaaaaaaaggtgtcaaattaatttttgctcatcaacatctctttcaaaatgATTGCCAGAATGCTTTTCCACATTGTACTCTGTGAATAGGACCTCGGATTATCAGGCTACAGGTGTGGAGTATTACACACCAGAAACAGGCAAGTGTTGGAGTTTGCAACAGCAGTGGGAATTTTTCAGCTGACACCACCCCTAATGCAAAGGCGCTTGGAGCACATTATCTCTGATGACGGTGAGAAAATGTGAATGCATCACAGCATCCCTACAACTTAGCACATTGCATCAGGCTAGCATAAGAAGCAGGCTTATACCCTGTAGTTTGTTGCAAGTGCTACATTTTGTTCTGGCTACTTGCcccaagatttaaaaaaaaaaattgttaagtACACTTATAAAAGTGTGTCTACAAGTAATTTCGTCccatgcatgtgtgtctgtacatTCAAGAGATAGGTAAGTGGATGTTGTTGACAGGTTCATTATCTTTGttaattaatgttattttatttttgcctgcAGCCAGcttgaacttttaaaaattgttctctCTTTTCAATAAAGACTGGCTGGATAAGGTGTACTTCCCCACATACCACACTCGCCTTACTAGTGTTCACAGAGCAGCCTGTGCCAAGCTTGCTGCCATGGGGGTTAAAGTTCATCCTTCCAAGGCGGGTATATTTCTCTGGGCAGATTTCTCTCCAGTGAGTACTAAACATCAAATGATGATTTATCTTAGATCATGCATGATCACTTTTGCTGGCAGTGATATTGGTGGTAGCACGGAGGCTTCTTTATAGTTGTTTTAACAAAACCCATAGCATTGAACTATCTCAGTTCAATATTCATGCTTGTTAATACTCTGTCTATGAGTTGGTGTTTAACTCATTCTTTTGCTAGTGGGAAAAGCAGACTATTTACCAGGTGGCAAAGCCACATTATTATAATTGTAGTCATTGTGCTTTGAACTGGCAACGGTCAGACCAGACATATttcgtcaggggagactatcatctactcgggacatgaagaccctggccatgaccacacacaaggagtagtagtactgatgacaccagaggctgcaagatcGCTAATAGTATGGGAACCAGTTTCCCCGcgactcatgtcagccaggttcaactccaaaggaagaaagatcaccatcatccagtgctatgcacctaccaacACAGCTaaggaagaggaaaaacaagacttttacaactccctacgAGCACTGGTTGATCATACTCCAAAATGAGACCTAAAGATCATAATGGACGatatgaatgccaaagttggaaatgacaacaaagacaaaggacacataatgggaaagcttggtgtgggcaactgcaatgaaaatggcGAGATGCTCCCAGACTTCTGCCTGTTTAATGACCTTGTAGTTGtaggcacagtttttccacacaaaaccattcacaaaACCACCTGAACttcaccagatggacatacagaaagcCAGATCaaaagccgaataaacaaagccaggcttgcattccacaccctacgacctatctggaactccaaggctttgtctttACACACCACTATCCACAtctttaatacaaatgtaaagtcagtcattctgtatggatctgagacatggggTGTGACAAATGctatcaccaacaagatacagacattcgtcaacataTGTCTGCGctgcatcctcaacatcagatggcctgagaagatctccaatacagacctgtgggagagaaccaaccaaaaacctgccagccaagacatcaagaagtggaagtggggcaGAAGTGGCCTTAcaaaagccagccgacaatttaacaagacaagcttggggctggaacccacaggggaggcgcaaggttgggagacccagacagacgtggagatcagtccacagagaggtagagacagctggcatgacatggtcccaactggaaagggacgcccagaactgggtccgatggcggggtgtggtttggccctatgctccattAGGGCGAATAGGAAAACAAGAAGTCGTTGTGCTTATTAAAGCAATATACAAATTACCATAAAAGATATAAAGGCAACAACTTTTTTCACAGGGAATGCATAAGGAGTGCAAAATATAGAGAATAACTCTGACTTCAGTCCATGACAAGAGCTGTGCAGTATTGATAATTGCCAATCTATCACATCAACAGTTCCTTTCGGAGCCCACATTTGCTGCTGAACATGCACTCTTTGAACGCTTCTTGGATGCTAGAGTCTACGTGATGCCAGGAAATGCCAGTTACTGCCCCACACCAGGCTGGTTCCGCCTGATCATTGCATCTGAGAAAAACCAAGTACTGGAAGGTATGCTCAAAATGCTTTATCATAGCTACTGCTGAGTATATTCACATGCATGCATCCTTGAACTGTCCCAATAAGTTTATCTGAAAGTTCTCAGAGTGatatcacaaacttgtattactgaactgcttgcagacgatttttttcgaGTTAACTACTAAACCGAGACTGGTGTATGCAAAgtttctggtttagtcacatttcagcTTAACTACTAGAACAAGGTTGGTGTATACaaagtttagtcacattcattgtttaggcttaCCAAGGCTAACAGCAGAAAACTTTGCAAGAGCCTAAGTGTTGGTCTCAGTAGACGGACTGCAGTCTATCTATACACGTCTGTGGTGATATTTGGTTGTGGTTATCTAATGTTTtgaatgttatgtttatttGCAGGATTACACCGCATAGAGCATGTCCTTCTGTCTCTTCCACTCGAGAAACTCTCATCTAGCTGGAGACTTTTTTGAAATCTTACCGTTATACTTCACCCAGGAGAATGCTTCCCACCTTGTACTTACCATCGACTAAAAAAGGAATCTAACACTATTTACAACTATTTATAAGCCATTAAATAAGTTCATACCAGCTAAAAACAATTGCAGATTTTATAATGCTTTGATTCATTCCTGACTTTCGGTCATCATCGGTATTCATTACAATTCAGGGACCTTTATTTAATCAAGGTCGGTGTTACAATCCATTCAATTGCTATATGGACTTAGCATCCATACATTATCCGACAATTTTCACAGATCCTTCCTGTAAAATGAACAACTTTTATCAAACACTAGCAGCTTTGGTCCCCTCAATTTATTTGCAAAGTCTCTTTTATTGGCAAGATTGCAATTCTCTAGACTGCTCAGGTATGGTGttcaaaaatatcttcaaaagACATGCTCTAAGCTATTTTTAGAGGAGCACAGGGACATGCAAAGTGTTTTCAGTCTTACAATTATGTAATATAGGTAGaggaagaaactgaaaatattatttctttcttaagcTGATTTGGAGATAACAAAAGGCACTTTTAGAGCTACCCAAGGGGGCAACTTGCTGAAAGAGTAAATAAGCATACAAATATAGACGTGCAAACATTGTTTTGTGCATTGTTGATTATGTATTTGTGGTGAAAGCACATCTTTTAGATCAGTTGTAAGTCATAAATTCACTGTAATGTATAATCAAAGCAAAATGTAACATATACATTGTatcatattattttgtaatatacaAATTTCTGAAAGATATTGTAAGAAATTACTTATCTTGTTTATCTTCACTATCTTTactaaatcttttaaatgttggGGAAGATCTTTACCATAGTAAGCTaaaccaaacaaacaccaaagtgtgaaaataagcaatatctgcattttattttcagcaaaacgtataattaaaaatcaataaaaatctTATACTATTTCTTAGCTTTGAACCTTTGGTAGTAATTATTATGTTGTGCATGGATAGTTTGGGTGTGAAGAGactggtgagtgagtggaggtATTATGATATGTCCAggtcttttatgtttgtgtaattGTATGAGAGGTTGGGCAGGGGAATATCTGCAATTATTGCCAGGAATTTCAAGGTCTGCACCAACATACAGTCTGTTGAAAGAATAACCATCCGAGATTCGTGAGAAAGATTTACTCATCATTCAATGTAAACAATGATAAAGACAATGTGATGAGTGAATTTCAGCTCACATTAACTTGGTTAAAGCAAGTATGGGAATATAGGCTGCTATGCTGAAGGAAAATGATATGTGCTTATCTTGTCTGCAGATGACAAAACATTTCGCACCATCGCAGTAAGGTAAACAGAATTACAAAATCTAAACTCCAAACTCTTTTGTTTTGGGTTCAGTCGTGTGTAATGTTGATATCAGCATAAAAGGTATGACAGGCATAACTTACCAAAAACCCATTAAACTTTAAACACACActattcattatcattattaaacaaTGATTACAAATGGCAGTTACTATCAGatgatgtcaaaaataaatatgccaGATCAGCATCTTTGATTGCCATGACAATGAAGTTATGGAATAAAAGTTCAACACAGAACATCAAAAGaaacgttttaaaaattatcttccCTTTTGTGCTGTTGGCAGGAAGTGATCTTTAATCATAGTAGACAATGAATTCTTTAAATGCTTAAGCTAAACTTGGAAGAAACATTTAgaactttaaataataatcaacttcaaaacataaaataatgctgATGCCATTTATATTCTAACATGAATATATATCGCCTCTTAATAGCAACACTGTCAGAAACtgtataaatgaataaaattttcatttaaaaacttaCTAGTTAAAAACTATcagctacaaaataaaatcatggaTTATAAATCCCACCCCCTTCTCATCATTCAAGAATTTCTATTTTAAGGTTTTGAAATACTTTAGCCATATACTGATGCTACAAACAACCAAATCCTAatacaaactgtttttataCTCATTTTAGACTTAAACAAGAAATAACGAAACTGTaatgaagaaagtgaaaaactttttaaataacagaaatCTCGTCCAATGTATACATGAATGTCCTTTCACGCTTAATGATAAACTCGCAATGACCTGCTTTCTATGCCAGAACATGATGGTGCcagaattttacattttttgaaattaaCATAACCAAAATTTTCGAATTTAGTCTTAAATAATGTCTTAAAGGGCGTCTATATTTACATAGCTATATGGAAATGATTAGACACAGGATGGGTGGATATACATGAAATTGTGTCTACAAGCATGTATATGCATATCTGCGTGAATATATTCATACCTCTGCAAACACATGTGCAAAGGGTTTACTTATTTGGGTATATAATGAAAGGATAGCAGTGTCTACCCATACTTTTACCCATACTGTGGAAATCTGCCAACACAAAGACCATAGGCATGTTAACATAAAATATCATTAGACACTCTTTGACTAAGATGAAAAAACctctttgtaaataaatatgatgcCCCATTTAAAGGAATTTAAACAACATTAAAGTGAAAAGAAGTCAAACCAGATGTAGAAGTTTCTGAATGAATGAGACTAGAGAACACTTTAAAGATCACAACATGACAGGCAGCAAGCATATAGTTTTccaatataatatttatataatgcaACATGAACACTTGCAGCACACGATgcctttgtcttcttttcaagAATATGCAATTCTACAAGaataaatctttttaatttcaagTCGCTGACAATGAAATTCTTTTCAGCATGTCTCTTTTGTCCCTAATTCCTGAACATAAGATGCAGCATATGGCAGTGTTCAAGGTTTAAAGCAGATAACCAAATTATTAATGGCAAGTCTGATCTTGCTTTCACAAGGAATCACAGAGCTAGGGCAGCTTTAAATGTTCTTATGCAGATGACTCAAAGAAAGAATGCGGCTTGCAACAAAATATGTCTTTCTTAAAATCTTGTACACCTGTGCATAACAACAGTAAATATGAATGTACATGAACAAGACACAAACTACACATTGAAATAGCAGGAAATAATGTGTCCTCTTTTTAGCTAAAGAGAATAGCTCTACAAAAGTGAGAAAGCAAACATGAAGGAACAGaactgtgaaaaggtctgttGTAAAGTCCTCTGCTGCCTCCATAGACAATAGTTTAAGTTtacagttaaaattattttatgctaTCTCTTCTCCTAAAACACTAGCTTTTATACATGCTAGACAAATCAGAACTTGAAGGATCACATGACACAGTgaagaatatataaaataaaaaggcacAATTATCTTGAAAATAATCTAGGGATAATTATCAGTACTAATATTTGAGTGAAAACtctataaacatttaaaaatcttcatttaaataGCTGTGGAGTCAGAATGTGTTAACGATACAACAAGAACTAGTTAAAAAACAGTATGGATTGTTCATGATGCCTACAACAGTTTCAAAGATGGCAATGCAAAATGGTATTTTTATGGCTTTAACAGTATTGTTCCAGGATACACAAATATGTGTGTTtgtcgtgcatgtgtgtgaaaaagaatgaaagatctCAATTAAAATTTAGCTGTTCATGTTTCACTTACAGATAGAGACGATAAAATCTGATTGACTGTATTTCAAGTGGTTAGACTATGGGGTTTTCGGCTATccaatgaacaaaaaaaagtctCCTGTTTAATTGGCAATGTAAAGCTGCCAGTCGATGACAAAAAGAGTATCTTAACCCACACTGttgttggaaaaaaacattaactTAAAACCAGCGGATAGCCAACATTGCAAGTTAGCTAAATTGGTGTCACCACAAACATACATGAAAAACTACATCAATTACTACAAAATATGTatagaaaaaatagtttttaccaCTATGTTTCACCAGAGAAGTGGCCTATACACTGTAAGTTTCCTGTTCCTAATATTAGCAATCTGTAAGTTTTCTGCTCCTAATATTGGCAATATAAACTTTGGCAATATAAACTCCACACTTGACAAAAGTACATCTAAGAATATACAGTTATTTATACACTAAAAGCACATTATCTCCCCAACAATCAACAACTACTAGTTAACTCCacatattgttttgttgttttgattattaAGCAATAATATGGTTTTATCCTTTCACccctttttattcattcatgcACATTAAGGAAACAGCTCCAACACTAACAACCACGGGTCCAAccttcaaaataatattaatgttcaTTGATAACCAACAGTACAATAAGGTAGTACTAACTTCTATTTAAGCCTTGTTTTCTGTTACTAagctaataaaaaataatggcaGTTTGAAATTCTCCAATATTGTTAAATGTCAGATCAGTTCTACACATCGATAGTTCTGATCACTGTCATATATGATAGCTGAGAGGGTGGGTTATTTTTAATATTCCACCTCTTccatctttgaaa
The sequence above is a segment of the Pomacea canaliculata isolate SZHN2017 linkage group LG6, ASM307304v1, whole genome shotgun sequence genome. Coding sequences within it:
- the LOC112565805 gene encoding probable inactive 1-aminocyclopropane-1-carboxylate synthase-like protein 2, with product MGLAENRLCQDITTEKLRSLDLSIEAESSLQYYPNLKGLPSFRRALASFIDRRFRPRKKIDPEQLIVASGTTAILDTLALSLAEAGDYIMVPAPYYYRIRNDLEDRAGVHVLEVPLSSKAGFELTVKSFEIVHALARRQGKKVRGMILINPNNPLGDVYSQSFLIECLHFAFKHGLHVIADEIYALSVFDESTKFFSILSLPIPDPQRVHFIWGASKDLGLSGYRCGVLHTRNRQVLEFATAVGIFQLTPPLMQRRLEHIISDDDWLDKVYFPTYHTRLTSVHRAACAKLAAMGVKVHPSKAGIFLWADFSPFLSEPTFAAEHALFERFLDARVYVMPGNASYCPTPGWFRLIIASEKNQVLEGLHRIEHVLLSLPLEKLSSSWRLF
- the LOC112565804 gene encoding phosphatidylinositol glycan anchor biosynthesis class U protein-like, which codes for MAAPLVYVTGFVGTLLRVLLFATDFPAWIRSRRELVTPITSWDRVQEGIALQKQRISPYAGDLFHETPLLLRLVRSADCIPGGSMTLFVFVDIVAGIILYKITQEFTRYELQRQAKEMANYSPQSKELLHTRKTLSSISIAVTLIHFLGPYSLCACLAQTTTVFSNLAVLFCWLFTLQGNVELCCFALAVATYQSLYPVIFLVPIAMHFFQQIEPKSPHFVSKAAFRSYTRVLLVFTVWLASLLGASFVLEGSWEFLRATYGFVLTVPDLSPNVGIFWYFFTEMFEHFRTFFICVFQINVFIFAVPLAIKLQEHPLLQLYIIMFEVCIFKSYPSYADTALALILLPLWQHIFRYMRNTLVVSTLYVVVGILAPILWHLWIYAASANANFYFAITLVFCSAQVFLIADVLYAFLRYEFDLLHGTDHRLPSKEKTRVVLE